A DNA window from bacterium contains the following coding sequences:
- a CDS encoding N-glycosylase/DNA lyase, with protein sequence MKKNTPEKEEILNKIKEIYKDKGKCIQNRLNEFKEIYNKGNNKKIFTELAFCLLTPQSKAKSCWKGIENLLQKKHLFEGNEEQVLGELNNVRFKFKKAKYIIRAREQLSDEIKSKIDEFKDSYDTREWLVQNVKGMGYKEASHFLRNIGLGEKLAILDRHILKNLKLLGVIKEIPVSLSKKEYLTIEKKLTEFAKKVNIRMDYLDLILWCKETGEVFK encoded by the coding sequence ATGAAAAAAAATACACCCGAAAAAGAAGAAATTCTAAATAAAATAAAAGAAATTTATAAGGACAAGGGGAAATGTATACAAAATAGATTAAACGAGTTTAAAGAAATCTATAACAAGGGAAATAATAAAAAAATATTTACGGAACTTGCATTTTGTTTATTAACTCCGCAGTCAAAAGCTAAAAGCTGCTGGAAGGGGATAGAAAATCTTCTACAAAAAAAACATTTATTTGAGGGGAATGAAGAACAAGTTCTTGGCGAACTAAATAATGTGAGGTTTAAGTTTAAAAAAGCAAAATATATTATCAGGGCAAGAGAACAACTATCCGATGAAATAAAGTCAAAAATAGATGAATTCAAGGATTCATATGATACGCGTGAATGGTTAGTTCAAAATGTGAAAGGGATGGGGTACAAGGAAGCGAGTCACTTTTTGAGAAACATAGGATTGGGAGAAAAACTGGCAATCCTTGACAGGCATATATTAAAAAATTTGAAGTTATTGGGAGTAATAAAAGAAATACCCGTTTCTCTATCTAAAAAGGAATACCTTACGATAGAAAAAAAGTTGACAGAGTTTGCAAAAAAGGTAAACATAAGGATGGATTATTTGGATTTAATCTTGTGGTGTAAAGAAACGGGAGAAGTTTTCAAGTAG
- a CDS encoding aspartate 1-decarboxylase, which yields MQRIMCKSKISGLKITHKGLQYQGSIELPPEVLEAADIYPGEIILVINEYNGARFETYAIKGKPGRCGLLGGAARLGEVGDRLLVISSAIMDSKDARSNSIKIVFVNEDNKIVSTKKH from the coding sequence ATGCAAAGAATAATGTGCAAATCAAAAATATCCGGTTTAAAAATCACTCATAAGGGACTACAATACCAAGGTTCCATTGAATTGCCACCTGAAGTTCTTGAAGCTGCGGATATATATCCGGGGGAAATTATACTTGTAATAAATGAATATAACGGGGCAAGGTTTGAAACTTATGCAATAAAGGGAAAACCGGGACGTTGTGGATTGTTGGGCGGAGCAGCAAGACTTGGAGAGGTGGGGGACAGGTTGCTTGTTATATCATCGGCAATTATGGATTCAAAGGATGCAAGGTCAAACTCTATAAAAATCGTATTTGTGAACGAAGACAACAAAATCGTAAGCACTAAAAAGCATTAA
- the ispG gene encoding flavodoxin-dependent (E)-4-hydroxy-3-methylbut-2-enyl-diphosphate synthase codes for MKNQAYKVSINRRITKEVKIGETLIGGPNPILVQSMTKSSSISAIIKEINILESIKCEIIRIAVPDFKTARAIKKIKKETSIPVVADIHFNYRLAIESIENGADKIRINPGNIGGKEKVKAVINCANEHNIPIRVGINSGSLEKHLLTKYGSPVADALVESAEIWVKTIEDMGFDKIVLSIKSSDTLETIMAYRKISSKIDYPLHLGITAASGGDIGIVRSSVGIGTLLAEGIGDTIRVSLTGTSVEEVKIGYEILKTLSLRENNIQIVACPTCGRCQIDVLKLVNKIEKELNKIGYKPKSATKIAVMGCVVNGPGEAKDADFGITGGKGEGIIFKKGKIIKKVLEKNIVSVLMEEICKE; via the coding sequence TTGAAAAATCAAGCTTATAAAGTTTCGATAAACAGAAGAATCACAAAAGAAGTTAAGATAGGCGAAACTTTAATTGGTGGTCCAAACCCCATTTTAGTTCAATCGATGACAAAATCAAGCTCTATATCTGCTATTATAAAAGAAATAAACATTCTTGAATCAATAAAATGTGAAATAATAAGAATAGCCGTGCCGGATTTTAAGACTGCGAGAGCGATTAAAAAAATAAAAAAAGAAACTTCCATTCCTGTTGTAGCAGATATACATTTTAATTACAGGCTTGCAATTGAATCAATAGAAAATGGTGCGGATAAGATTCGCATAAATCCCGGAAATATTGGAGGAAAAGAGAAAGTAAAAGCGGTTATTAATTGCGCAAATGAACATAACATTCCAATAAGGGTAGGTATCAATTCCGGTTCACTCGAGAAACATTTGCTGACAAAATATGGGAGCCCTGTTGCAGATGCTCTTGTCGAGAGTGCAGAAATCTGGGTTAAAACAATTGAAGATATGGGGTTTGATAAAATAGTGCTTTCAATAAAATCCTCGGATACATTGGAAACAATTATGGCTTATCGTAAAATATCAAGCAAAATAGATTATCCACTTCACTTAGGTATTACCGCTGCTTCAGGAGGAGATATAGGTATTGTTCGTTCTTCGGTCGGAATTGGCACACTTTTAGCAGAAGGGATTGGAGACACAATAAGAGTGTCTTTAACGGGGACATCCGTTGAGGAAGTAAAAATAGGATATGAGATATTAAAAACGCTTAGTCTAAGAGAAAATAATATTCAGATTGTTGCATGTCCAACATGTGGAAGGTGTCAAATAGACGTATTGAAGTTAGTAAATAAGATAGAAAAGGAATTAAATAAGATAGGTTATAAACCTAAATCAGCTACAAAAATTGCAGTGATGGGATGTGTTGTAAATGGCCCAGGTGAGGCGAAAGATGCGGATTTTGGTATAACAGGGGGAAAAGGAGAGGGGATTATATTTAAAAAAGGTAAAATAATAAAAAAAGTCTTAGAAAAAAATATAGTTTCTGTACTTATGGAGGAAATATGCAAAGAATAA
- the rpsT gene encoding 30S ribosomal protein S20, whose protein sequence is MKVIKSAVKAARQSRKREKRNNAVKASIRDEIRKLRKVPDAKALEKVYSAIDKAVKHGVLHRNTAARKKSRFARLIPKAKPSAKKK, encoded by the coding sequence ATGAAAGTAATAAAATCTGCCGTAAAAGCTGCAAGGCAAAGTCGTAAAAGGGAAAAGAGGAATAATGCAGTAAAGGCAAGCATTCGGGACGAGATAAGAAAACTTAGAAAAGTTCCAGATGCAAAAGCGCTGGAAAAGGTCTATTCTGCTATTGATAAAGCTGTAAAACATGGTGTTTTGCATAGAAATACAGCGGCAAGAAAAAAATCCAGATTTGCCAGATTAATCCCTAAGGCAAAGCCTTCTGCTAAAAAGAAATAA
- a CDS encoding response regulator, which translates to MSKILIIDKDESLCSEFSNFLTQKGYEVSLAHDGKIGFSLFKTFVPDVVLLAIDLPGIEGLHLLDWMIAVNNNAKVIIISAFGTYTNVKLAFKKGAIDFFVKPLDMKNIESKIKNILLG; encoded by the coding sequence ATGAGTAAAATATTAATAATAGATAAAGACGAAAGTTTATGTAGTGAGTTTAGTAATTTTTTAACTCAAAAAGGCTATGAGGTGTCACTAGCGCATGACGGTAAAATTGGTTTTTCCCTGTTTAAGACATTTGTTCCTGATGTAGTGCTTTTAGCAATAGATTTACCCGGTATAGAGGGATTGCATCTTCTTGATTGGATGATAGCTGTCAATAATAACGCAAAAGTTATTATAATATCTGCGTTTGGAACATATACGAACGTTAAGCTTGCTTTTAAGAAGGGGGCGATAGATTTCTTTGTAAAGCCTCTTGATATGAAAAACATAGAATCAAAAATAAAAAATATTCTTTTAGGGTAG
- a CDS encoding metallophosphoesterase family protein encodes MKIGLMSDSHNNIEWVEEVVKWFQTTKVEKIIHLGDEWEDVVKWPDIIRVPGINTEHYKNPDIPNRLILEFSDWNVLITHTKESNKEDLSGDINPKEATKSGDVNVVLYGHTHIPYIGRVKGIIYVNPGHLKPEDKRGAAPSFAMLNFEKGMLGVNIIDFKTKTIVLSKFFTK; translated from the coding sequence ATGAAAATAGGATTAATGAGCGATTCACATAATAATATTGAGTGGGTAGAAGAAGTAGTTAAATGGTTTCAAACCACAAAGGTAGAAAAAATCATTCATCTGGGAGATGAATGGGAAGATGTAGTTAAATGGCCTGATATAATAAGGGTTCCAGGAATAAACACAGAACATTACAAAAATCCTGATATTCCCAACCGTCTCATATTAGAATTTAGTGATTGGAACGTCCTTATTACTCATACAAAGGAGTCTAATAAAGAAGATTTGTCAGGAGATATTAATCCTAAAGAAGCAACAAAATCAGGAGATGTAAATGTTGTTTTATACGGACACACTCATATTCCATACATTGGAAGAGTAAAAGGTATAATTTATGTTAACCCCGGACATTTAAAACCTGAAGATAAAAGAGGCGCTGCTCCAAGTTTCGCAATGCTTAATTTTGAAAAGGGAATGTTAGGCGTAAATATAATAGATTTTAAAACAAAGACTATTGTACTTTCTAAGTTCTTTACAAAATAG
- a CDS encoding dTDP-4-dehydrorhamnose 3,5-epimerase family protein, with the protein MIEGVKTKKLKVIPDERGRLSEILRADDNFFQKFGQTYMTTAYPGVVKGWHFHKIQYDNMTCIKGMMKFVLYDGRKESKTFGEINEFFIGEYNPILLHIPPYVYHGFKCISETEAIVINIPTEPYNYDNPDEFRVPPHSKEIPYDWNRKDG; encoded by the coding sequence ATGATAGAAGGCGTTAAAACAAAAAAGCTAAAAGTCATCCCTGATGAAAGGGGACGTCTTAGTGAGATACTAAGAGCCGATGATAATTTCTTTCAGAAATTTGGGCAAACATATATGACTACAGCATACCCGGGCGTTGTAAAAGGATGGCATTTTCACAAAATACAATACGACAATATGACTTGTATAAAGGGAATGATGAAGTTTGTATTATATGATGGACGAAAAGAATCTAAAACATTTGGCGAAATAAACGAGTTCTTCATAGGTGAATATAATCCTATCTTGTTACACATACCTCCTTATGTATATCACGGATTTAAGTGTATTTCAGAAACAGAAGCAATTGTAATAAATATACCAACTGAGCCTTATAATTACGACAATCCTGATGAGTTTAGGGTTCCTCCTCATAGCAAAGAAATACCTTATGATTGGAACCGTAAGGATGGATAA
- a CDS encoding dTDP-glucose 4,6-dehydratase — MKLLITGGAGFIGSNFVKFVSEKHPDVKITVLDALTYCGNIDNFTPEILRNKNFSFCHGNILDEKLVFNLIKKQDKVVHFAAWTHIDRSITLSDPFMDTDFKGTQVLLEAIKKHPVEKFIHISTSEVYGSAQKVPMDESHPIAPQSPYAGAKAGSDRLAYSYWATYKLPVTIIRPFNVYGPNQYPEKLIPFFITNALENKNLLIYGDGKNTRDWTYVTDTVRGIWNSLEKKNIDGEVINVGSQMEVNVIDIAKIILNTLKKPDKLLEFIGDRPGHVTRLFANRKKAKSLLNWEPKMPFDKGLEQTINWYVKNKDWWQKIRTKPEYKEFETLWYGQLRKNKQNSKVKGVK; from the coding sequence ATGAAACTTTTAATAACAGGTGGCGCCGGCTTCATAGGAAGCAATTTTGTAAAATTCGTTTCAGAAAAACATCCCGATGTAAAAATTACCGTTCTTGATGCCCTTACTTATTGTGGCAATATAGATAATTTTACACCGGAAATATTAAGAAACAAAAATTTTTCGTTCTGTCATGGGAATATACTTGATGAAAAACTTGTATTTAACCTCATCAAAAAACAAGATAAAGTAGTACACTTTGCAGCATGGACTCATATAGACCGTTCAATTACATTATCTGACCCATTTATGGATACAGATTTTAAAGGCACTCAAGTATTGCTTGAGGCAATAAAAAAACATCCTGTGGAAAAATTTATACATATATCAACTTCAGAGGTATATGGCAGTGCACAAAAAGTTCCTATGGATGAAAGCCATCCAATTGCTCCACAATCGCCTTATGCAGGAGCTAAAGCAGGTTCAGATAGACTTGCATATTCTTATTGGGCAACTTACAAATTGCCGGTTACAATAATAAGACCTTTCAATGTTTATGGACCAAATCAATATCCTGAAAAGTTAATTCCATTTTTCATAACAAACGCTCTTGAAAATAAGAATCTTTTAATATATGGGGACGGCAAAAACACTCGCGATTGGACTTATGTTACAGATACTGTAAGAGGAATATGGAATTCCTTGGAAAAGAAAAATATAGATGGCGAAGTGATAAATGTCGGTTCCCAAATGGAAGTAAACGTAATTGATATTGCGAAAATCATTCTCAATACTCTAAAAAAACCTGACAAGCTTTTAGAATTCATTGGTGATAGACCAGGACATGTAACAAGACTTTTTGCAAATCGTAAAAAAGCAAAGTCTTTACTAAATTGGGAACCCAAAATGCCATTTGATAAAGGGTTGGAGCAAACAATAAATTGGTATGTCAAAAATAAAGACTGGTGGCAAAAAATTAGAACTAAACCTGAATATAAAGAATTTGAAACGCTATGGTATGGACAATTACGAAAAAATAAACAAAATTCGAAAGTTAAAGGAGTAAAATGA
- a CDS encoding SLBB domain-containing protein yields MIGILFALLVLPPIPSDYKLQIGDEIAVTISGHINFTYTQIISPQGTIFIQSGGRPVQTPEKTETPIVPAGGTVLGTLKVFNLTLQEAMTQTQEEFKKYFKNINVTLTIVNFHDVVYVNGAVAIPGAYPFFPDKPAMEYIGLAGGFNERADIKKSYIVKNNIKIPLNNNTKIERNDIIVVSLLTLKWWQDYVSIVSAFTTIAYTTVLVWLSFKQ; encoded by the coding sequence ATGATAGGAATATTATTTGCTTTATTAGTATTACCACCCATTCCTAGCGATTATAAATTACAAATAGGTGATGAAATAGCAGTAACTATATCCGGTCATATAAACTTCACTTACACACAAATTATTTCTCCTCAAGGAACTATCTTCATCCAATCCGGAGGAAGACCGGTTCAGACTCCTGAAAAAACAGAAACGCCAATTGTTCCTGCAGGAGGGACGGTATTAGGAACTCTGAAGGTGTTTAATTTAACACTACAAGAAGCAATGACCCAAACTCAGGAAGAATTTAAGAAATATTTTAAAAACATTAATGTAACACTGACAATAGTAAATTTTCACGATGTTGTATATGTAAACGGCGCAGTAGCAATTCCAGGAGCATACCCATTTTTTCCCGATAAACCCGCTATGGAATATATCGGACTGGCAGGTGGATTTAATGAAAGAGCAGATATCAAAAAAAGTTATATAGTTAAAAACAATATTAAAATCCCTCTTAATAACAATACAAAAATAGAAAGAAATGATATTATTGTAGTCAGTCTTTTAACATTAAAATGGTGGCAAGATTACGTTAGTATAGTATCTGCATTTACTACAATAGCTTACACAACCGTATTAGTATGGCTATCCTTTAAACAATAA
- a CDS encoding Wzz/FepE/Etk N-terminal domain-containing protein codes for MDKKIGLLDYIRVLVEYSKFIFWNTFIVTAFALIISFIMPEKYTSSASLLPPLSGTEMLGNIGTSMLGLGSISGLTGNTPSDLFAAILKSKPVMDGVIKDGQLMKVYKTRTMKGTYSILSKSTIVSVTPEGIILLSVTGNTPELAKLMTDSYIKNLDLINKNLLMSIGKRNRIFIEKRLEEVKNKLKLTEDSLCEFQGINKTISLQDELQPLLIAIADIKAKIISDEITLAMLRDYATEENPEVVRINSELKELNVKLHKMEYEKDDSHFGIGFSIPLNNLPTVSLELLRLTRDIKIQEKVLGLLTEQYELAKSQEIKDSPTINILERPTIPERKSYPKRSVIIIIAFMLSLFTAIFFAFCLNWINNLSATEQTEWKKVFNKNIQKRRS; via the coding sequence ATGGATAAAAAGATAGGTCTGTTAGATTATATAAGAGTGCTGGTAGAGTATAGTAAGTTTATCTTTTGGAATACATTTATTGTTACTGCTTTTGCATTAATTATATCTTTTATCATGCCGGAAAAATATACTTCTTCAGCATCTTTGTTACCCCCATTATCCGGGACAGAAATGTTAGGAAATATTGGAACAAGTATGTTAGGACTTGGTAGTATATCCGGCTTAACAGGAAACACACCTTCAGATTTATTTGCCGCCATATTAAAATCTAAGCCTGTAATGGATGGGGTAATTAAAGATGGCCAATTAATGAAAGTTTATAAAACAAGAACAATGAAAGGAACATACTCTATCCTTAGCAAATCTACCATAGTAAGTGTAACTCCGGAAGGAATAATTCTATTATCTGTTACAGGAAATACTCCGGAATTAGCAAAATTAATGACTGATTCATATATAAAAAATCTTGATCTAATCAATAAAAACTTATTAATGAGTATTGGAAAAAGAAACCGCATTTTTATTGAAAAAAGATTGGAAGAAGTTAAAAATAAATTAAAATTAACAGAGGATTCTTTGTGTGAATTTCAGGGAATAAATAAGACAATCTCTCTGCAGGATGAACTTCAACCACTACTTATCGCAATTGCCGATATCAAAGCAAAGATTATTTCAGATGAAATAACGCTAGCTATGCTTCGTGATTATGCTACAGAAGAAAATCCTGAAGTTGTTAGAATAAATTCGGAATTAAAAGAATTAAATGTTAAATTACATAAAATGGAATACGAAAAAGATGATTCACATTTTGGTATAGGATTTTCTATTCCACTTAACAATTTACCGACAGTATCATTAGAATTATTAAGATTAACAAGAGACATTAAAATACAGGAAAAAGTATTAGGTTTACTCACAGAACAATATGAACTAGCAAAATCTCAAGAAATAAAGGACAGTCCGACAATTAATATTCTTGAACGCCCCACAATACCGGAAAGGAAGAGTTACCCAAAACGCTCGGTTATAATAATTATTGCTTTCATGTTAAGCCTTTTCACTGCTATTTTCTTTGCATTTTGTTTAAATTGGATAAATAATCTTTCGGCAACAGAACAAACCGAATGGAAAAAAGTATTTAATAAAAACATTCAAAAAAGAAGGAGTTAA
- a CDS encoding nucleotide sugar dehydrogenase, translated as MDLEKKIRSKEAKIGIIGLGYVGLPLALSSSQKGFKTLGFDIQSKRVNLVNQGKSYIKDAPESELQKVVKSKKLSATLDYNRLTECDIIQTCVPTPVNLNKDPDISYILATSNEIMPRLRKGQLVILKSTTFPETTEKVVLPILEKSGLKLGKDFFLAFSPERIDPGNTQFTVGNTPTVVGGITPECTKLAYLFYKSILSKVVAVSSARVAEMTKLLENTFRNVNIALVNELAQLCERMKIDIWEVIDAASTKPYGFMPFYPGPGVGGHCIPIDPYYLSWKAKEYDFHTSFIELSAKINEDMPYFVVNKAIESISEKKMCPSKATVLVLGVAFKKDIDDTRDSPAMKVIEILSQKVNKLLYNDPYIKNITVNNIKYASVPLTIQLIKKVDCILIVTDHSNYDYKCLVNNAKLIVDTRNATKGLKGDNIIKLGC; from the coding sequence ATGGATTTAGAAAAAAAAATACGTTCTAAAGAAGCAAAAATAGGGATTATTGGGCTTGGTTATGTAGGATTACCCCTTGCTTTATCTTCATCACAAAAAGGATTTAAGACCTTAGGCTTTGATATTCAATCAAAACGAGTAAATCTCGTAAATCAAGGTAAGAGTTATATAAAAGATGCTCCTGAATCGGAACTTCAAAAAGTCGTAAAATCAAAAAAATTAAGCGCTACCCTTGATTATAATAGATTAACTGAATGTGATATAATACAAACCTGCGTTCCAACTCCCGTTAATTTAAACAAAGATCCTGATATTTCTTATATTCTTGCAACTTCAAATGAAATTATGCCTCGTTTAAGAAAAGGACAATTAGTAATACTTAAAAGTACGACTTTCCCTGAAACTACAGAAAAAGTAGTTTTACCTATACTTGAAAAATCCGGACTTAAACTTGGAAAAGATTTCTTCTTAGCTTTTTCTCCCGAAAGAATAGACCCGGGCAATACACAATTTACAGTTGGAAATACTCCCACAGTTGTAGGTGGAATTACTCCCGAATGCACAAAACTTGCATACCTATTTTATAAAAGCATATTGAGTAAGGTTGTAGCCGTTTCTTCCGCACGCGTTGCAGAAATGACAAAACTATTAGAAAACACTTTTAGAAATGTAAATATCGCTCTTGTAAATGAACTTGCTCAACTGTGTGAACGAATGAAAATAGATATATGGGAAGTAATAGATGCGGCATCTACAAAACCTTATGGGTTTATGCCTTTTTACCCCGGTCCCGGAGTAGGCGGACATTGTATTCCCATTGATCCGTATTATCTTTCATGGAAAGCAAAAGAATATGATTTTCATACATCATTTATAGAATTGTCCGCCAAAATAAACGAAGATATGCCTTATTTCGTTGTAAATAAGGCAATAGAATCTATAAGCGAAAAGAAAATGTGCCCTTCGAAGGCAACAGTTCTTGTTCTTGGTGTTGCATTTAAAAAAGATATTGATGACACAAGAGATTCACCGGCAATGAAAGTAATTGAAATACTATCCCAAAAAGTAAATAAGTTGCTATACAATGACCCTTATATAAAGAATATTACTGTAAACAATATCAAATATGCTTCTGTTCCACTCACTATCCAGTTAATAAAAAAAGTAGATTGTATCCTTATAGTTACCGATCATAGTAACTATGACTATAAGTGTCTTGTAAACAATGCAAAACTTATAGTAGATACAAGAAATGCTACAAAAGGTTTGAAAGGGGATAATATAATAAAACTTGGTTGTTAG
- a CDS encoding O-antigen ligase family protein, translating into MQKTIKYNFSTNNYLIISWIIFLIIELFLLQLCMFSSPLYGFAFILLFAYLIYIFGGNEQLPKAMFLTIIISSILLQTSRKMLFRIEEIPFLFVIGIFTLNNLLGYKSTAKIGKIGLWLTVFLTICVSSAFVGLYRGQSFISVGNDLFMYLFYSLFFFVIRSDLSEKWIKRFIYAIIGITFIITLEYVWMYIGSGGKQRCVSDQQHFLNIGIPLIVSWLLYEKNKLTKLFLSLLLIPMGFAVIITLTRMLWVIIPGSVLLLYFLHLLREGLSTKKFLYGCTVIGVILCFTVLPVKDMLTGKISLPHMVKERSATLKHLAIDPSFLGRLELASYVFPRIKKNPIIGTGLGDTVFYKLITAGAAVIYSSSGKNTPFVTRIPKSRTVVAWLDVSYLNVLWKMGIIGLLAFLGLYVVFVKRCWFVFKNSKYGFEKWSSLGILTGIIGLLFTGVLSAILVGYRFNFAWAALMGIIELQAQRIEKRVQTSNI; encoded by the coding sequence ATGCAAAAAACAATTAAATATAATTTTTCAACTAATAACTACCTAATTATATCCTGGATAATTTTTTTAATTATAGAATTATTTCTTTTACAACTTTGTATGTTTTCATCTCCTCTATATGGCTTTGCTTTCATTCTATTATTCGCTTATCTAATTTATATATTCGGAGGAAATGAGCAATTACCGAAAGCTATGTTTTTGACAATCATTATTTCCAGCATTTTGCTACAAACATCACGTAAAATGTTATTTAGAATAGAAGAGATACCATTCCTATTTGTAATAGGAATATTTACACTAAACAATTTATTAGGTTATAAATCTACCGCAAAAATTGGGAAAATTGGTTTATGGCTTACCGTATTTCTTACTATCTGTGTATCTAGTGCATTTGTAGGACTATATCGCGGACAATCTTTTATTTCTGTAGGGAATGATTTGTTTATGTATTTATTTTATTCATTATTCTTCTTCGTAATAAGAAGCGATTTATCAGAGAAGTGGATTAAAAGATTTATTTATGCAATTATTGGAATAACCTTTATAATAACACTCGAGTATGTCTGGATGTATATTGGTTCTGGTGGAAAACAACGCTGCGTTTCAGACCAGCAACATTTTCTAAATATAGGGATTCCACTTATCGTTAGTTGGCTACTTTATGAAAAAAATAAGCTTACAAAGTTATTTCTATCCCTACTGTTAATTCCTATGGGATTCGCAGTAATCATAACATTAACAAGAATGTTATGGGTTATTATCCCGGGGTCTGTATTACTTCTGTATTTTTTACATTTATTGCGGGAAGGACTTTCCACTAAAAAATTCTTATATGGGTGTACGGTTATTGGCGTTATATTATGTTTTACGGTATTGCCTGTAAAGGATATGTTAACCGGCAAAATTTCTCTCCCTCATATGGTAAAAGAAAGATCTGCTACTCTAAAACATTTAGCAATAGATCCTTCTTTTTTAGGCAGACTGGAACTTGCTTCTTATGTCTTTCCAAGAATTAAAAAAAACCCAATTATCGGAACAGGTTTAGGCGACACTGTATTTTACAAACTTATAACCGCAGGTGCTGCCGTGATTTATTCTTCATCCGGTAAAAACACCCCCTTTGTTACTCGAATTCCTAAATCAAGAACTGTTGTAGCATGGCTTGATGTATCTTACCTTAATGTTCTATGGAAAATGGGAATAATTGGATTACTCGCATTCTTGGGGTTATATGTTGTATTTGTAAAAAGATGCTGGTTTGTTTTCAAAAACTCTAAATATGGTTTTGAGAAATGGAGTTCTTTAGGAATTTTAACTGGAATTATTGGATTATTATTCACTGGGGTATTATCAGCAATTCTCGTAGGATATAGGTTCAATTTCGCATGGGCTGCATTGATGGGGATAATAGAGTTACAAGCACAAAGAATAGAAAAAAGGGTACAAACCAGCAACATATAA